TACTCGACCCGTCATTGTGTCCCAGCTCAGGAAACTCCATAAAGACGGCTCCTTTACCTCCATGATGGATGCAACATTCTTTTCACCAACATCTGTGTTTTCAGACTCACAAAAGATATCCCAACAATACCATGGGGTCAAAAACACTAGCGATGAACCCCAGAAGAATGGAAACAGGTCATTTTGGACCGTGTGCCCCTACTGTTATTGCCTGCATGAGTATGATGGGATTTACGAGGAGTGTTGTTTGAGGTGTCAAAACTGTAGGAGGCCCTTTCATGGGGTCGCAGTGCCGCCGCCTCCGGTGGGTGTGGTGGTGGAAGGGAAGGAGCAGTATTATTGTGGGGTTGGGTATTTTCCGTTGAGGTACGATTTTGAAGGTTGCTTGGGTGGCAAGAAAGGGGAAAGTGGTGGCGGTGATTCTTGCTTCgatgaaaagaaaggaaataatgaGGCGTTTAAAGAAGTTGTGGAGAATGTGGTGGTAATCTCTGATGATAGTGATGATGATTTAGGCAATCAAGAGACTGGAGAAGACAAAAATGGGGAAAATAGTGGCCTGGGCGTAGAAGGAGAGATGGTGAAGAATGGGGTTGATAGAGTCCATGGGAATGTGAGAGTTGGTGAGGCAGAGTCTGTGATGCAAGGGAGTGTGAGAATAGAGGTAAAAAAAGAGGGGATGAAGGTGATGGGGAAAGTTAAGTGGGTGGCAAGGAACACGATGAAGGTGATGGGGAAGGGGAAGAAATATATAAAGCTGGAGTCAAGGGGGGAATCTGGGAATCGGAGGGGCGCGTAAGAATAATGGATTTAGCGAAGTGGCTGGAGAAACTCGGCCAACAAATGGAGACAGAAATGGATTTTGGGGGTGGTACTTTGATTCTGAAGATGACTAAGGATTTCTTTCTGTAAAGGGATAATATCAATGTTGGCTTCAGGAGTTCTGCTTGATGGCGGATATGGCAAAGATAAGCTCCTTGGAGTTGTTAGGAAAATTAACTTTCGTCTATATAGTTCTAACAGTAGATGGTGCACGAAAGAGCAGCTAGAGCTCTGGAACACTTGAATGCATATTATCATAGTTGAAAAGGAAATCAAGACTAAATCAAGTAACGTAGTTATGGTATAGTTGTTGCCAATCTgtgttttacttgttatatttgaGAAGCTAAGGAAATTTCTACTATTGTTCTTTGACTAACGTGTTGTGATTTCTGTGATAACTAAATTATTGACATCTCAAACGAATTTGATACCGTTTTGGCATGTTACCTGTTTGATATCTGCTACTTATAGCAGTGTTCACACCTTCCACTGGAGATTGTTTCTTACTAATCAGATTCTCAATTAAGTTCATATACTGAGAATTCTACATGATAAACATACAGTTGATAATTCAGTTCACCGTAGTATTGATCAGGAAACATTTAAGATTACAAACATCTGGTATCTGATTCTGTTCCAATTAATGGAAGTTCTACCAATTATGTCTACATttctaatattataattttatttctattatgcATAGAAGTGATATTAGTTGATGTCGTTTGTTTGATGCTGGCATTTCTAGAATTGTGATTTTGAAGATGCATATTATAAATTTTGTAGCTGGAATGTTAGGGTTCTCTTTCAATAGCCTTCTGACAACCATAGGATATACTGCCATGGGTTCTCAGGTAGGTCCTGTTAGACAGTCTTAAACTATAAGCAAAGGAGTGAGGCCAGCGGCCACTCTGACATTTTTGAGATAAGAAATTGAAGATAATAGCATATAGGGgatgataataataaaaaacatACCTTGTCTGACCTTGATCACCCTTTTATAATGTCTCTTTGTGGCTGTTAAAGCCACTTTAGGCAATGAGTTATCAATTCCGGGTGTTCCACGCATTATGAAGATGTAGCTTCGTGATTTTGGCCGTGAGAGTCTCCCATCGGCCAATTTAATATCTTGTGATCTCTTTACATTGCCGAGCCAAGTCATACGGACGTAGGCTAAGCCTGAGTTTCCGATTAATGAAAGGTTTGAATCTTCTCTAATAGGGTTGAGCCGAGCCAAGGTCCCAGTAGAGTATCCAAGGATCTGAATTCCGAACCATTCAGTTCGGATTTCAGGGCAAGCTATATCATTAGGTAGTTGCAGTTTAATGAAGTAGAAAAAGCATAATGCAAGCAAAAGATAGAAGTTGGATGTGTAATTCTTAGGGGGTGCTAGTTTTGGAATTCTCTGTTTCATTCATGTGGCTTATATTGAAGTAATGCTGGCCAGAAAGCTCTAGAGGGCTATTGAAAGTTTGTAGCTGTTGGAATGAACATGCTAAGGTCTCAATTAGTTCTTTCAATGAGATTTTCTTTTGTCTTGTATGAGAGATGGTGATTGACTAGACTTTTCAGCTAGCCCAGTATCAATTGAGTGAGTTGATTGGTGCaaatgaagaataaatctcagAATAATGATAATTTTTTGGCAACGGCTGTTTCAGAAAAGCATTTTGATCCAAGAGTGCTTGTTCCATGCACTAAAGCCTCCAGTTAACTCAAGCATATAGTGTCAGATGTGGAAATGTAGTTCCAAGAAAATAAGTCTTTAAGTTTAGCCGGAAAAACAAACATATATTTCTATGTTCTGAAATCCATCAGATAGTTATTAATTGGCAGGTGATGGGAGGTAGACTTGGTTGATATTGATACCATATTCTTAACCAGAATTCCAACTCTTGACCAGTTTTCAAAAGCTTGTTCTCCAAGGTAGATTGCTAGCGTTAAGCTATCCCCTCTCAGGAGAATGAGTTTGGACGAGGAACAAGCCTAGTTGAGAAGGTGAACTAACTAGTTCTTTTCCTAACTTGCCCACCTACTATCTCTATCAAATTCCAAGGAAAATTCAACGTTCTCTCTCTATAAATAGGCATTATAGACGATGCACCCTCGAGCTCATTTAAATTTCTCTGCCAAATAATGGCTTCTTTTAATCATAGTTTCATTTTGTCATTACTTGTAGCATTTTATTTCATCAATGTGAGCTTGGCAGGTCGACACCTTATGGACACCCCTGCAGCTCCACCAGCAACAGCGCAGCCACTACCCGCAGTTCCACCGCTGCCAAAGGTCACATTGCCTCCACTACCATCAGTACCTGCACAACCTAAGACCACTCTGCCACCACTGCCCACACAACCAACTCTCCCAAAGCCCACATTGCCACCATTGCCAAATCCAACCACGCCTGCAGTCCCAAAAGTGCCTGGAACTCCACTCCCCACCATTCCCATAATCCCATATCTTCCAACTTTTCCAATTCCCTTCCTCTCCCCACCTCCTTCAAATTAAACCATACGTTTAATTTCCATTGTTATGTTTCCCAACTTAATTTGGAACGGCTTCTATAGTAATATACAGAATCGATTGTTGGTACTTTCCTGTAAAAACTATTATAATTTTTGTCCTTAATGCGTTTCTTATTTGAATGAATATGTGATTTCATAGCTATGGATATGAGTCAATAGTGAGATTTTCTTCTTAACTGATTACTGCTCTTTGAAACGGCTCAACATTAATGCTGATTTATGATGATATGCTTGGTAATGATAATGCAATTTTCATTTTATAATCCAATCTTTTTcatattaagttttttttttttaaataaattatttacaagAAAACAATTCAATTAAATTCTCACATAATCATActtgatttctatttttttaattctttcatTCTACGTATGAGAATTGATAAGaaagaaattaattgaattaaattcttataaaatttagtTCATGGGAGTTGTGTTTTTTTACAACaatccaacctatgggccggaccgacactaggacctgagccagcctaaagcccccgaggcccgtagtaagtctaactattcctcaacccataaccaagcccacaatttaggcccaatatgcatgtaaaaataatttaaattaaactgttaaaattttatttcaggcCAACTTAGCCTagaaattttcagaaactaaaatcaggggagcccagctcaaccctgttacctcatttacaaactgtttcaataccatacaaatcttcatttataaatt
This sequence is a window from Hevea brasiliensis isolate MT/VB/25A 57/8 chromosome 10, ASM3005281v1, whole genome shotgun sequence. Protein-coding genes within it:
- the LOC110634472 gene encoding uncharacterized protein LOC110634472, whose protein sequence is MDATFFSPTSVFSDSQKISQQYHGVKNTSDEPQKNGNRSFWTVCPYCYCLHEYDGIYEECCLRCQNCRRPFHGVAVPPPPVGVVVEGKEQYYCGVGYFPLRYDFEGCLGGKKGESGGGDSCFDEKKGNNEAFKEVVENVVVISDDSDDDLGNQETGEDKNGENSGLGVEGEMVKNGVDRVHGNVRVGEAESVMQGSVRIEVKKEGMKVMGKVKWVARNTMKVMGKGKKYIKLESRGESGNRRGA